The Sulfolobus sp. A20 genomic interval TAATTTATTACTACGCTGGAATAGCTGGAAGGACTATGCAAGTCTGGCATAGTGCAAATAGAGTGGAACTTAATTCTGCCGTGCTGTATTCCTCTTTAGGAATTAAGGAGATAAGGTCAATACTCACAGTTCCTATAGCACACGTGTTAGGAAATAGTATTTTAGGGATTACGTTAGAAGCTGGAGGATCCATGTATGTTATGACCAAATTTAATACGAGCGAAGCTATAGAAGCTATTAATAAGTATAACATTAACTATCTTTCAACTGTTCCCACGGTTTATGACTACCTTAACAACGAAGGGCAAGGCAATCTAAATAGTCTGGAATTGTGCGTGAGTTCTGCAGCTCCGCTTTTTCCAACTACTGTAGAGAACTTTAAGAGAAAGTATAAAAAAGACATAATCCAGCAATATGGGTTTACAGAAGGATTAATTCTGACTTTTCAGCCTAAAGAGCTGGCTGGGAATATATCTATAGGAAGACCCTTACCTAATGTGGAGATCAAGATTGTAAAAGAGGACGGGAGTGAAAGTGACGAAGGAGAATTGTTAGTGAAAGCACCCTGGTTAATGTTAGGATATAAAGATCCAAAAGAAACAGCTAAGGTTTTCAGAGATGGTTGGCTGATGACTGGGGATTTAGTGAAAATAGATAATAACACTGGTCTGCTTTATTTCAAAGGTGTTAAGAAGAGGATGTTAAAGTTTAAGGGATATCCAATATTTCCTAGGGACTTGGAGGAAATCTTGAAGAACCACCCACTAGTTGAAGAAGTAAAGGTTGTAGGAGAAGATGCCGGAACCCTAGGACAGCAACCAGTTGCATTGGTTAAGCTTAAGGAAAAAAAGCCTAATGTTGAAGAGGAGCTATTAAACTATGTAAATTCGAGAGTAGCGTTATATAAAAGGTTGAAAAAAGTATATGTGGTAGATAAGATTGAGTGAAGAAATAGATTCTTTAATTAAGGAAATTTCTGAGAAGTTACAAAAAAGAGCTGAGGAATTTGGAAAGAAGGGCGAAGACGTAACAGTAGTTTTAAATGAAGAGAATTTCGACGAGATCATTAAAAATAATAGATTAGTATTAGTGGACTGTTGGGCTGAG includes:
- a CDS encoding class I adenylate-forming enzyme family protein, which produces MSLASLLYNWYVKTPSKTFLVDRSSSLTFEQVVEKVAKVASNISAGDTVVHLMFNSIQSVINYLAIYWAGGKVVAVDPLTSAEDLKFILDDAQPDLVLTDEEIAKREKEVLKDQKVIVNKVEKEVFYKPYEYRDDEVGLIYYYAGIAGRTMQVWHSANRVELNSAVLYSSLGIKEIRSILTVPIAHVLGNSILGITLEAGGSMYVMTKFNTSEAIEAINKYNINYLSTVPTVYDYLNNEGQGNLNSLELCVSSAAPLFPTTVENFKRKYKKDIIQQYGFTEGLILTFQPKELAGNISIGRPLPNVEIKIVKEDGSESDEGELLVKAPWLMLGYKDPKETAKVFRDGWLMTGDLVKIDNNTGLLYFKGVKKRMLKFKGYPIFPRDLEEILKNHPLVEEVKVVGEDAGTLGQQPVALVKLKEKKPNVEEELLNYVNSRVALYKRLKKVYVVDKIE